In one Mustela lutreola isolate mMusLut2 chromosome 8, mMusLut2.pri, whole genome shotgun sequence genomic region, the following are encoded:
- the KRT2 gene encoding keratin, type II cytoskeletal 2 epidermal, with amino-acid sequence MSCQISCKSRRGGGGGGFRGFSSGSAVVSGGSRRSASSFSCLSRHGGGGGGYGGSFGSRSLVGLGGTKSISISVAGGGGSFGSGGGFGGRGGGFGGGSGFGGGSGFGGGGFGGGSGFGGGGFGGGRFGGGGFGGFGGPGGVGPGGFPGGGIHEVSINQSLLQPLNVKIDPEIQNVKSQEREQIKTLNNKFASFIDKVRFLEQQNQVLQTKWELLQQLDVSTRTTNLEPIFQAYIAKLKKYVDTLSAERTSQDSELNNMQDLVEDFKKKYEDEINKRTAAENDFVTLKKDVDNTYMAKVELQAKTDVLTQEIEFIKFLFDAELSQMQQTITDTNVILSMDNNRSLDLDSIISEVRSQYEEIAQKSKAEAEALYHSKYEELQVTAGKHGDSLKEVKMEISELNRMIQRLQGEIAHVKKQCKSVQEAIADAEQKGEHALKDAQSKLSDLEDALQQAREDLARLLRDYQELMNVKLALDVEIATYRKLLEGEECRMSGDLSSNVTVSVTSSSVSSSVASKTGFGGYGSGGRGSGSGGGGGYSSGSSSYSSGGRGSSSRGGGGVGYGSGGGSRGGSGSGGGYSSGGSSRGGSGSGGGSGGKYSSGGGYGSGGSSRGGAGSGGGSGSGGGYGSGGGSRGGSSSEKGGSGSGEGYGSSVTFSFR; translated from the exons ATGAGCTGTCAGATCTCGTGCAAATCtcgaagaggaggaggaggaggaggattccGGGGTTTTAGCAGCGGTTCAGCTGTTGTCTCCGGTGGGAGCCGGAGATCGGCCTCTAGCTTCTCCTGCTTGAGCCGCCATGGTGGTGGCGGAGGGGGCTATGGCGGCAGCTTTGGCAGTCGGAGTCTTGTTGGCCTTGGAGGCACCAAGAGCATCTCCATTAGTGTGGCTGGAGGAGGTGGAAGCTTTGGCTCCGGTGGTGGATTTGGTGGCAGAGGAG GCGGCTTCGGAGGCGGCAGCGGCTTCGGTGGTGGCAGCGGCTTCGGTGGAGGCGGCTTTGGCGGAGGCAGTGGCTTCGGTGGAGGCGGCTTTGGCGGAGGACGCTTTGGAGGTGGTGGCTTTGGAGGTTTTGGGGGTCCTGGTGGTGTTGGGCCTGGAGGATTCCCTGGTGGAGGCATCCACGAAGTCTCCATCAACCAGAGCCTCCTGCAGCCTCTCAATGTGAAAATTGACCCAGAGATCCAGAATGTCAAGTCTCAGGAGCGGGAACAGATCAAAACGCTCAACAACAAATTTGCTTCTTTCATTGACAAG GTGCGGTTCCTGGAGCAGCAGAACCAGGTGCTGCAGACCAAGTGGGAGCTGCTGCAGCAGCTGGATGTGAGCACCCGCACCACCAACCTGGAGCCCATCTTTCAAGCGTACATTGCCAAGCTGAAGAAATACGTGGATACGCTCTCTGCAGAACGAACATCCCAAGATTCAGAGCTGAACAACATGCAGGATCTTGTTGAGGATTTTAAGAAGAA GTATGAGGATGAAATCAACAAGCGCACAGCTGCTGAGAATGATTTTGTGACCCTCAAAAAG GATGTGGACAATACCTACATGGCCAAGGTGGAGCTGCAGGCCAAGACAGACGTGCTGACCCAGGAGATCGAGTTCATTAAATTCCTTTTTGATGCG GAGCTGTCCCAGATGCAGCAGACTATCACCGACACCAATGTCATTCTGTCCATGGACAACAACCGCAGCCTGGACCTAGACAGCATCATCTCTGAGGTCCGGAGCCAGTATGAGGAGATTGCCCAGAAGAGCAAGGCCGAGGCTGAGGCACTGTACCACAGCAAG TATGAAGAACTCCAGGTGACCGCAGGGAAACACGGAGACAGCCTGAAGGAGGTTAAGATGGAGATCAGCGAGCTGAACCGCATGATCCAGAGGCTGCAAGGGGAGATCGCTCACGTGAAGAAGCAG tgtAAGAGTGTGCAAGAAGCCATCGCAGAtgctgagcagaagggagaacaCGCCCTCAAAGATGCTCAGAGCAAGCTCTCTGACCTGGAGGATGCCCTGCAGCAGGCCCGGGAGGACCTGGCCCGACTGCTGCGCGACTACCAGGAGCTCATGAACGTCAAGCTGGCCTTGGACGTGGAGATCGCTACCTACCGCAAGCTGCTGGAGGGCGAGGAGTGCAG GATGTCTGGAGACCTCAGTAGCAACGTCACTGTGT CTGTGACCAGCAGCAGCGTATCTTCGAGTGTGGCCTCCAAGACTGGCTTTGGAGGCTATGGTTCTGGAGGTAGAGGATCCGGTTCTGGAGGAGGCGGAGGCTACAGCTCTGGAAGTTCAAGTTACAGCtctggaggcagaggctcaagCTCCAGAGGTGGCGGTGGAGTGGGCTATGGCTCTGGTGGGGGCTCCAGAGGAGGCTCTGGCTCTGGAGGAGGATACAGCTCTGGAGGCAGCTCCAGAGGAGGCTCTGGCTCTGGAGGTGGCAGTGGAGGAAAATACAGCTCTGGAGGAGGATATGGCTCTGGAGGCAGCTCTAGAGGAGGTGCCGGCTCTGGGGGAGGCTCTGGATCTGGAGGGGGATACGGCTCTGGAGGTGGCTCTAGAGGGGGTTCCAGCTCTGAAAAGGGGGGTTCTGGCTCAGGTGAAGGTTATGGCTCCAGCGTGACCTTCTCTTTTAGATAA